A stretch of the Cytobacillus luteolus genome encodes the following:
- a CDS encoding CBO0543 family protein: MDNKFEELLILNKKMAAFSKEWWYEEVVFTFPWWVVLVTLILPWLLWWKFVDRRRIKEISIIGFFIMITSYLLDQMGASLSLWTYKVTPTPLAREVFDPADLAILPVFYMLIYQYFSSWKNYIIAQIGLALFAAYIGGNLFQWLGIYLIINWKHIYSVPIYILLGLVAKLLVHGLNALEKSN; this comes from the coding sequence GTGGATAATAAGTTTGAAGAGCTATTGATACTTAATAAGAAAATGGCTGCATTTTCGAAAGAATGGTGGTATGAAGAAGTCGTATTTACCTTTCCTTGGTGGGTTGTCTTGGTTACACTTATCCTTCCTTGGTTACTATGGTGGAAGTTCGTTGATAGGAGAAGGATCAAGGAAATAAGCATTATTGGCTTTTTTATAATGATTACTTCCTATCTGTTGGATCAAATGGGTGCATCCCTATCTTTATGGACATATAAAGTAACACCTACTCCATTAGCAAGAGAAGTATTTGACCCTGCTGATTTAGCCATCCTTCCAGTCTTCTATATGTTAATTTATCAATATTTCTCTAGTTGGAAAAACTATATTATTGCTCAGATTGGATTGGCCCTATTTGCAGCTTATATTGGGGGAAACCTTTTTCAGTGGTTAGGGATTTATTTGATTATTAACTGGAAACATATTTATTCTGTACCTATTTATATCCTATTGGGGTTAGTTGCGAAGCTTTTAGTACATGGACTTAATGCTCTTGAAAAGTCGAATTAA
- a CDS encoding ABC transporter ATP-binding protein has translation MNSSLLSIENLSIHSKGAKKSLINCVSIELAKGEIVGLIGESGSGKSLTARAIMGLLPSTMEVEGSIVFNDVDVVALPSKEHRKMLGNKIGMIFQDYRGSFTPFIKVGKQMVETIRTHQKMSKNEAKEIAHQVLEEMGLDSKKTYQSYPFQLSGGQTQRVAIALALALRPSLLICDEMTTALDVLSGEKVLDAIDQLRKETGCAVLMITHDLALAYKRADRMYVMNQGEIVEEGLSEEIRCHHQHPYTKKLCSCLLSLPNEVAFMGQERVGSV, from the coding sequence TTGAATAGTTCTTTACTTTCTATCGAAAATTTGTCCATTCACAGTAAAGGTGCCAAAAAATCTCTGATTAATTGTGTGTCTATTGAGCTAGCAAAAGGAGAGATTGTCGGTTTAATTGGCGAGAGTGGTAGTGGTAAAAGCTTAACGGCTAGAGCTATCATGGGTCTTCTCCCTTCAACTATGGAAGTAGAGGGAAGTATTGTTTTTAACGATGTAGACGTGGTAGCTCTTCCATCAAAAGAACACCGAAAGATGCTTGGAAACAAGATCGGGATGATTTTTCAAGATTACAGAGGAAGTTTTACTCCGTTTATTAAAGTTGGTAAACAGATGGTCGAAACCATCCGTACCCATCAGAAAATGAGTAAAAACGAGGCGAAAGAGATTGCTCATCAAGTACTTGAAGAGATGGGTTTAGATTCGAAAAAGACATATCAAAGCTATCCCTTTCAATTAAGTGGTGGTCAAACACAACGAGTAGCCATTGCCTTGGCGCTTGCATTAAGACCCTCCTTATTGATTTGTGATGAAATGACAACAGCCTTAGATGTACTAAGTGGGGAGAAGGTATTGGATGCTATTGATCAGTTACGAAAAGAAACAGGCTGTGCAGTACTAATGATTACGCATGATCTCGCATTAGCTTATAAGCGGGCTGACCGTATGTATGTTATGAACCAGGGAGAAATTGTTGAAGAAGGATTGTCAGAGGAGATCCGTTGTCACCACCAGCATCCGTATACGAAAAAACTATGTTCCTGCCTGCTTTCTTTACCAAACGAAGTGGCATTCATGGGGCAGGAAAGAGTGGGTAGTGTATGA
- the nikC gene encoding nickel transporter permease, with amino-acid sequence MEAILTKTSTIFRNPNLVIGGFLAVGLAFLTFLGGSLVPHDPFHVDMGNRLQGASFTHWLGTDQLGRDVFSRIIYGAKLTVGLGLFAILLAIFIGVPVGLLSGFYGGKIDAFMMRIVDGILSFPDFILAIAIAGILGPNLTNVIIAIVLVRWIVYARVVRGLVLAEKEKEYVLASKLSHSSAFKTIRVHLVPHVMPDIIVMAAIDIGKVILLISALSYIGIGAQPPIPEWGAMLNEGRGYFQVVPSLMIYPGLAIMITVLCCNLLGDGLKSYFDTRKGGSRFE; translated from the coding sequence ATGGAAGCCATACTTACTAAAACTTCAACGATTTTTCGCAATCCTAATTTAGTTATCGGAGGCTTCCTTGCTGTCGGCCTTGCCTTTTTAACTTTTTTAGGCGGCAGTCTTGTTCCGCACGATCCCTTTCACGTTGATATGGGGAACAGGTTACAAGGAGCATCTTTCACTCATTGGCTTGGGACAGATCAACTGGGGAGAGATGTTTTTTCAAGAATCATTTATGGAGCGAAATTAACAGTTGGTTTAGGGCTGTTTGCTATTTTGTTAGCCATTTTCATCGGCGTTCCAGTTGGACTATTATCTGGTTTCTATGGAGGGAAAATAGACGCCTTTATGATGAGGATTGTGGACGGAATTTTATCTTTTCCAGATTTTATCTTAGCAATTGCGATTGCAGGTATTTTAGGACCTAACTTAACGAATGTAATCATTGCAATTGTGCTGGTAAGATGGATTGTTTACGCGCGTGTCGTTCGTGGCCTTGTTTTAGCTGAAAAAGAAAAGGAATATGTATTAGCCTCAAAGCTCTCGCATTCAAGTGCCTTTAAAACAATTCGTGTTCACCTAGTACCTCATGTTATGCCGGACATTATTGTGATGGCTGCGATTGATATTGGAAAAGTAATCTTGCTCATTTCCGCACTTTCTTATATCGGGATTGGGGCTCAGCCACCTATTCCGGAGTGGGGTGCGATGCTAAACGAAGGAAGAGGCTATTTTCAAGTGGTTCCTTCTCTCATGATTTACCCGGGTCTAGCAATTATGATAACGGTTCTATGCTGTAACCTCCTAGGAGATGGGTTGAAAAGCTATTTTGATACAAGAAAAGGAGGGAGTCGTTTTGAATAG
- a CDS encoding DMT family transporter yields MKKGILLAIASAFTFSIMNVFVKAASVTIPVSEIVFFRSVIGALLIFLLMRRAQVAFSKKGIPMLVLRGVLGALYLLAYFFTIAHIPLGDASILAHLSPFFAILLSIYFLKERMTRGMLLLFPLFVLGAMFLINPFSYESYTVYALVGVLSAFLAACAATSIRFLTKSHHNYEIVFYFLAAGTIVSLPLMWNEFVVPSLTGWFYLICIGVVSLIGQLVLTSAFTHENIIVVEVVRYIGIFFNVFWGFVFWGEVLSIYSVIGGAIIIGASIALSRKKTPAPQLKKVLT; encoded by the coding sequence GTGAAAAAAGGGATACTGCTTGCAATTGCTTCAGCGTTTACATTTAGCATTATGAACGTCTTTGTGAAGGCAGCGAGTGTTACTATTCCGGTATCGGAAATCGTCTTCTTTCGTAGTGTGATTGGTGCATTGTTAATTTTCTTACTAATGAGAAGAGCACAAGTTGCTTTTTCTAAAAAGGGCATTCCAATGCTAGTGCTAAGAGGTGTACTAGGTGCTCTGTATCTATTGGCTTACTTTTTTACCATTGCCCATATTCCACTAGGAGATGCAAGTATTCTAGCGCATTTGTCACCATTCTTTGCGATTTTGCTATCTATTTATTTCTTAAAAGAAAGAATGACAAGAGGAATGCTTTTGCTTTTTCCGCTCTTTGTTTTAGGGGCCATGTTTTTGATCAACCCCTTTAGCTATGAGTCTTATACGGTTTATGCGCTTGTCGGAGTATTAAGTGCCTTTCTCGCAGCTTGTGCAGCAACCTCGATACGATTTCTAACGAAGTCACATCACAACTATGAGATTGTTTTTTACTTTTTGGCAGCTGGAACGATTGTTTCACTTCCGTTGATGTGGAATGAGTTTGTTGTTCCGTCCTTAACAGGGTGGTTTTACCTAATCTGTATAGGTGTTGTATCGCTTATAGGTCAGCTTGTTTTAACGAGTGCATTTACGCATGAAAATATCATTGTAGTTGAGGTTGTTCGATACATAGGGATCTTTTTTAACGTGTTTTGGGGATTTGTTTTTTGGGGAGAGGTCTTAAGTATATATTCAGTGATTGGTGGTGCAATTATTATCGGTGCATCAATTGCTCTATCAAGGAAAAAGACTCCTGCACCACAACTGAAGAAAGTCCTTACATAA
- the nikA gene encoding nickel ABC transporter substrate-binding protein, which yields MKFTNKTIFYLLVALLFAFAAGCSNDETKSVSENKDVANESSKTAEKSVTLLFSFASKTIDPHQDWMGVRAGIAETLVKVDENLEIQPWVAERWEQIDPTTWKFTIRDGVTFHDGTPVDGEAVKASFERLLSVNESIGSNLKIEAMVASGQDITFTTKEEYPAFLSELVHTNASIIKADAENMSEKPIATGPFEVVRFTPESEINLKRYDGYWDGAAKVDKVTIKFNSDGNVRALALQSGEADIAYHLPPEALAPIESREDLRVESVSSLRVHFLLYNANKPALQDVNVRKALDLLINRPVAVSEIMNGHATEASGPFNPTFAFAGEKAPEGYDPKRAELLLEEAGYEKNANGMLEKDGKSLELKLATYQGRPELPLMAQYLQAEAASLGIKIDIFTVEDIDSYLWEQQDEWDLVTYSNLTAPRGDGGYFLNVAYLPEGGLNPGQINIPKLNEITQQLNVTANLDERIELQKKAVEIIQTEVPQSFILHPHIIVGVNERIKNWQPGSEEYYLITNKMDVE from the coding sequence ATGAAGTTCACAAACAAAACAATATTTTACTTGCTAGTAGCTTTACTTTTTGCTTTTGCAGCGGGTTGCTCAAATGATGAGACGAAATCAGTTTCAGAAAACAAAGATGTTGCAAATGAATCAAGTAAGACAGCCGAAAAGTCGGTAACCCTACTATTTAGCTTTGCATCAAAAACGATTGATCCACACCAAGATTGGATGGGGGTTCGTGCAGGGATTGCAGAGACGTTGGTAAAGGTCGATGAGAATTTAGAGATTCAGCCTTGGGTCGCAGAAAGATGGGAGCAAATTGATCCGACAACCTGGAAATTTACCATTAGAGATGGTGTGACGTTTCATGATGGAACACCTGTTGATGGAGAAGCTGTTAAGGCTTCGTTTGAACGGTTGTTGAGTGTAAACGAGTCAATTGGATCTAACTTAAAAATTGAAGCCATGGTAGCGAGTGGTCAAGACATCACGTTCACAACGAAAGAAGAGTATCCTGCTTTTCTATCAGAGTTAGTTCATACAAATGCTTCAATCATTAAGGCTGATGCTGAAAATATGAGTGAAAAGCCAATTGCAACAGGGCCATTTGAGGTCGTTCGTTTTACGCCTGAATCTGAAATTAACTTAAAGCGATATGATGGCTATTGGGATGGAGCTGCAAAGGTAGATAAAGTTACAATCAAGTTTAATTCAGATGGAAATGTGCGTGCATTGGCCCTTCAATCAGGGGAAGCAGACATTGCTTACCATTTACCGCCTGAAGCATTAGCTCCAATTGAAAGTCGCGAAGATTTAAGAGTTGAGTCGGTGTCAAGCTTACGTGTACATTTCCTTCTCTATAATGCTAATAAGCCTGCATTACAGGATGTAAATGTTAGAAAGGCATTAGATTTATTGATTAATAGACCTGTGGCAGTTAGTGAGATTATGAATGGGCATGCGACTGAAGCGTCGGGGCCATTCAACCCTACATTCGCCTTTGCAGGTGAAAAAGCTCCTGAAGGGTATGACCCAAAGAGAGCGGAGTTGCTTTTAGAAGAAGCTGGCTATGAGAAAAATGCAAATGGAATGTTAGAGAAAGATGGTAAGTCTCTTGAGTTGAAATTAGCAACCTATCAAGGAAGACCAGAGCTTCCTTTAATGGCGCAATACCTCCAAGCAGAAGCAGCTAGCCTTGGAATAAAAATAGACATTTTTACCGTTGAAGATATTGATAGTTACTTATGGGAGCAACAGGATGAGTGGGATTTAGTAACATACTCGAACTTAACGGCTCCTCGTGGAGATGGTGGATATTTTCTAAATGTTGCTTATTTACCTGAAGGTGGCTTGAATCCTGGACAAATAAATATCCCAAAATTAAATGAGATTACACAACAACTGAATGTTACAGCAAATCTTGATGAGCGAATTGAGCTACAAAAGAAAGCGGTTGAGATTATTCAAACTGAGGTGCCACAATCGTTTATATTACATCCGCATATCATTGTTGGGGTAAATGAACGGATTAAGAATTGGCAGCCTGGTTCGGAAGAGTACTACTTAATTACAAATAAAATGGATGTAGAATAA
- a CDS encoding VOC family protein, translating into MSDSFLEEIHYFRVPVKNLEQSITWYTETLGLQLRFSQDHLADLALKSGPLYVLVRADHDSRGHFTVNGQPEFSVGFTTSRIREFHTYLTTKDVQVEPIQEDMGHNFFYFYDPSGNKLQVHN; encoded by the coding sequence ATGAGCGATAGTTTTCTAGAAGAAATACACTATTTTAGAGTTCCGGTTAAAAATCTTGAACAATCTATAACATGGTATACAGAAACGTTAGGACTTCAACTACGATTTAGCCAAGACCATTTGGCTGATTTAGCACTTAAATCAGGACCATTATATGTATTGGTTAGAGCAGACCATGATTCAAGGGGACATTTTACAGTCAATGGGCAACCTGAATTTTCAGTTGGGTTTACCACATCAAGAATTAGAGAATTCCACACATATTTAACCACAAAAGATGTTCAAGTAGAACCTATCCAAGAGGACATGGGACATAACTTCTTTTATTTTTACGATCCAAGTGGAAATAAACTTCAAGTTCACAACTAA
- the nikB gene encoding nickel ABC transporter permease has protein sequence MNRVFSMIGSRVIQLVMTVLVLSFLTFVLMKVTPGDPIREILKVDDVVATKADEERLLKEYGFDQPILVQYREWILNVARFDLGESVISKRPVLDMIMSRLPATGSLALGGLVALFLIAVPLGVVGAVYEGKWPDYVSRWIAMFGASIPSFWLGLLFIYFFSLKLNLLPVMGKGTLAHYILPSITLGIAMAPMYIRLLRERLISTLQSSYIEAARARGLSKGRVLLFHALRGSLVPLVTMFGLSIGSLLGGITVIEILFSWPGMGELIVQAVMQRDYPVIQGYILIVGTLVILTNLIVDLLYMVINPQIKQGKEIA, from the coding sequence GTGAATAGAGTATTTTCTATGATTGGTTCTAGGGTCATTCAATTAGTTATGACGGTGTTGGTTCTCTCTTTTTTAACGTTTGTATTAATGAAAGTTACGCCAGGTGACCCGATTAGAGAAATACTGAAGGTCGATGATGTAGTAGCTACGAAAGCAGATGAGGAAAGGCTACTGAAGGAATATGGCTTTGACCAACCAATCCTCGTCCAATATCGTGAGTGGATTTTAAATGTAGCAAGGTTTGATTTAGGAGAGTCGGTTATTTCTAAGAGGCCTGTATTGGATATGATTATGAGTAGGTTACCAGCGACTGGTAGTTTAGCCTTAGGTGGGTTAGTTGCTCTTTTTCTCATTGCCGTGCCGCTTGGTGTAGTCGGTGCCGTTTATGAAGGAAAGTGGCCCGATTATGTAAGTAGGTGGATTGCGATGTTCGGAGCTTCCATTCCAAGCTTTTGGCTAGGTTTACTATTTATCTATTTTTTCTCGTTAAAACTTAATCTTCTACCCGTAATGGGAAAGGGGACATTAGCACATTATATTTTACCATCTATTACGTTAGGAATTGCAATGGCACCGATGTATATCAGGCTTTTACGTGAACGACTGATTTCCACCTTGCAAAGCTCCTATATTGAAGCAGCAAGGGCAAGGGGATTAAGCAAAGGTCGTGTTCTTCTTTTTCATGCCTTAAGAGGAAGCTTGGTTCCCTTGGTTACGATGTTTGGACTTAGTATCGGAAGTTTACTTGGTGGAATCACGGTGATTGAGATATTGTTTTCATGGCCAGGCATGGGTGAGCTCATTGTTCAAGCCGTCATGCAACGAGATTATCCAGTGATTCAAGGCTACATTCTGATTGTAGGCACACTCGTTATACTTACAAACCTTATTGTGGATTTATTGTACATGGTCATTAACCCGCAAATTAAGCAAGGAAAGGAGATCGCCTAA